A stretch of Pseudoprevotella muciniphila DNA encodes these proteins:
- a CDS encoding YqiA/YcfP family alpha/beta fold hydrolase → MNKVLYVHGFASSGASGTVKWLRDHLQGTTVVAPDIPTEPLKAIELLRRVAADEQPDLVIGTSMGGMLAEQLHGFDRILVNPAFEIAETLRTNIGLGMHTFFNARQDGQKEFLVTKKTLEAFREVTSHCFEKTDEEEQERVYGLFGTDDDLVHTYPLFCRHYRHAIRFKGGHRLDDHVRTHALMPVVRWIDDRQQGRQRPILYIALDGALRKADGKPLGSSVNAFEQLAAIYDVRVVASCPWISPEKMQADRLWVEDYLGVPAYDRLVFCNHAHLLYGDYYITPAPDPRFLGTSLTYGDDTFRTWEDVLTYFERLGGQ, encoded by the coding sequence ATGAACAAGGTGCTTTACGTACATGGTTTTGCTTCTTCCGGTGCATCGGGCACCGTGAAGTGGCTGCGCGACCATTTGCAGGGTACTACAGTGGTTGCCCCTGATATTCCTACCGAGCCACTCAAGGCGATAGAATTGCTCCGCCGTGTGGCAGCGGACGAACAACCCGACCTTGTCATCGGCACTTCTATGGGCGGTATGCTGGCAGAGCAGTTGCACGGTTTCGACCGCATTCTGGTCAATCCTGCCTTTGAGATAGCCGAAACACTGCGCACCAACATCGGTCTTGGCATGCACACCTTCTTCAACGCGCGGCAGGACGGACAGAAGGAATTCCTTGTTACGAAGAAAACGCTCGAAGCCTTCCGCGAAGTAACAAGCCATTGTTTCGAGAAAACGGACGAGGAGGAGCAGGAAAGGGTATATGGGCTTTTCGGCACGGACGACGACCTCGTACACACCTACCCCCTCTTCTGCCGGCACTACCGTCATGCCATCCGCTTCAAGGGTGGGCACCGCCTCGACGACCATGTCCGCACACATGCCCTGATGCCCGTGGTGCGGTGGATAGACGACAGACAGCAAGGGCGACAGCGACCTATTCTCTACATCGCCCTCGACGGAGCCTTGCGCAAGGCGGACGGCAAACCGCTGGGCAGCAGTGTGAATGCCTTTGAGCAGTTAGCCGCCATTTACGACGTCCGCGTCGTGGCATCCTGCCCTTGGATTTCGCCCGAGAAGATGCAGGCAGACAGGCTGTGGGTGGAAGACTATCTCGGTGTGCCTGCCTACGACAGACTGGTCTTCTGCAACCATGCCCATCTCCTCTACGGCGACTATTATATCACGCCTGCACCCGACCCGCGTTTCCTCGGCACCTCGCTGACCTACGGCGACGATACGTTCCGCACATGGGAGGACGTGCTGACCTACTTTGAACGCCTCGGCGGACAATGA
- a CDS encoding alpha-N-acetylglucosaminidase: MQRLLLSVFCIMLAISASALRNPKVVADMLNRIGGNGAAERFETEVDAALAGDDAKEVFVIGAEHGKPKISGSSILALTTGINWYLNHYAHIQLTWHNMKVNLTKASLPVPQKEERHVSTADYRYYLNYCTFSYSMAFWSWERWQQEIDWMALHGINMPLAIVGAEVVWQKVLQSLGYNEEEINRFVAGPAFMAWFMMGNLEGWGGPNRPWWYARQERLGKQILEREREFGMEPVLPGYSGMVPHDYFERMGLPKQKSGQWHRFQRPGLLVPTDSKFAEMAALYYEKLAEVMGTSGYYSMDLFHEGGTTVGIDLKAAFSGAYQAMQKAVPGSKWVIQAWGDNPRHECLESVPKGGLIVLDLFSDGRPNWQSGYEGHEFVYCMLNNFGGRNGIHGRLDSTITRYYNALAQYPQTCKGVGATPEGIETNPVLYEALFELPWAKIQSPSDWTDEMVLSRYGMTNDTLREAWQLLRKGPLHCKTSQQGPSEAILCARPGLEVKSVSTWGTGEQYYEVRHVRRAAALLLSQRQKLAANANYRYDVVDLVRQSLVNDMGTLLEMANAYYSTPVGDDFRSTAKKFLDYFDDINTLLNSHPAFMLGTWTGSARSVAANKPGTTIDDQNWMEWNARMLITTWGNEQNCNAGRLYDYSHRTWGGLVKDYYKPRWQDFFGRLINGETPRTNHELYEMESKWVNDFSISYPDRPSGNPVMVAHRIFSKYYGYVE; this comes from the coding sequence ATGCAAAGACTTCTCCTCTCCGTATTCTGCATCATGCTCGCCATCTCCGCTTCTGCCCTGCGCAACCCGAAGGTGGTAGCAGACATGCTCAACCGCATCGGCGGCAACGGCGCGGCGGAGCGGTTTGAAACAGAAGTGGATGCCGCGCTTGCAGGAGATGATGCAAAGGAAGTCTTTGTGATAGGTGCAGAGCATGGCAAGCCTAAAATCAGCGGGTCGTCCATCCTTGCCTTAACGACGGGTATCAATTGGTACCTCAACCACTATGCCCACATCCAACTGACGTGGCACAACATGAAGGTGAACCTCACGAAAGCCTCCCTGCCTGTGCCGCAGAAAGAAGAACGCCACGTCTCTACTGCCGACTACAGATACTACCTCAACTACTGCACTTTCTCCTACTCCATGGCATTCTGGTCGTGGGAGCGCTGGCAGCAGGAAATCGACTGGATGGCTCTTCACGGCATCAATATGCCACTCGCCATCGTGGGTGCAGAGGTGGTGTGGCAGAAAGTGCTGCAAAGCCTGGGCTACAACGAGGAAGAAATCAACAGGTTCGTAGCGGGACCGGCCTTTATGGCGTGGTTCATGATGGGTAACCTCGAGGGTTGGGGCGGACCGAACCGCCCATGGTGGTACGCACGGCAGGAACGCCTCGGCAAGCAGATCTTGGAGCGTGAGCGGGAGTTCGGCATGGAACCGGTATTGCCCGGCTATTCGGGCATGGTGCCGCACGATTATTTCGAGCGTATGGGGCTGCCCAAACAAAAATCCGGGCAATGGCACAGATTCCAGCGCCCGGGACTGCTCGTACCCACCGACAGCAAATTCGCCGAGATGGCAGCACTCTACTATGAGAAACTGGCTGAGGTGATGGGCACGTCCGGATACTACAGCATGGACCTCTTCCATGAAGGCGGTACTACGGTTGGCATCGACCTGAAAGCGGCTTTCTCGGGGGCATACCAAGCCATGCAAAAAGCCGTGCCCGGCAGCAAATGGGTCATTCAGGCCTGGGGCGACAATCCGCGCCACGAATGCCTCGAAAGCGTACCCAAGGGCGGACTGATCGTCCTCGACCTCTTCAGCGACGGCAGACCCAACTGGCAGAGCGGTTACGAGGGGCATGAGTTCGTTTATTGCATGCTCAACAACTTCGGCGGTCGCAACGGCATACATGGCAGGCTCGACAGCACCATAACGCGCTACTATAACGCCCTTGCGCAGTATCCGCAAACGTGCAAGGGCGTAGGCGCCACACCCGAAGGCATAGAGACCAACCCTGTGCTCTACGAGGCATTGTTTGAATTACCTTGGGCAAAGATTCAGAGTCCAAGCGACTGGACGGACGAGATGGTCCTGTCGCGCTACGGCATGACGAACGACACCCTGCGCGAGGCGTGGCAGTTGCTGCGGAAAGGACCGCTCCACTGCAAGACGAGCCAGCAAGGTCCGTCGGAAGCCATACTCTGTGCCCGCCCGGGGCTGGAGGTGAAGTCCGTCTCCACGTGGGGCACCGGTGAGCAGTATTATGAGGTGCGCCATGTGCGTCGTGCTGCAGCACTACTCCTCTCGCAGCGCCAAAAACTGGCAGCCAATGCCAACTACCGGTACGACGTGGTGGACCTCGTCAGGCAGTCGCTCGTCAACGATATGGGCACCCTCCTCGAAATGGCAAACGCCTACTATTCCACACCCGTGGGCGATGACTTCAGGTCAACTGCCAAAAAGTTCCTCGATTATTTCGACGACATCAACACCTTGCTCAACAGCCACCCGGCATTCATGCTCGGCACATGGACGGGGAGCGCACGCAGCGTGGCAGCCAACAAGCCTGGCACTACTATCGATGATCAAAACTGGATGGAATGGAACGCCCGCATGCTCATCACCACGTGGGGCAACGAACAGAATTGCAATGCAGGGCGACTGTACGACTACAGCCACCGCACATGGGGCGGACTCGTCAAGGACTACTACAAACCGCGATGGCAGGACTTCTTCGGGCGGCTCATCAACGGCGAGACACCGCGCACCAACCACGAACTCTACGAAATGGAGAGCAAATGGGTCAACGACTTTTCCATCTCCTACCCCGACCGCCCATCAGGCAACCCCGTTATGGTGGCGCACCGCATATTTTCGAAGTATTATGGCTATGTGGAATGA
- a CDS encoding DEAD/DEAH box helicase, whose translation MKEIPYQKDYISKLANTAKELITDEYRDSATIVFKAPTGSGKTYMVSQALSQMVKDNPDFAFSFIWISVNNLHEQSLNSLSRYFEDERLLECITNMDLNDNTIEQNQIMFINWESINKENSLFRVDNEQNWNLQSVVENTKDIGNTIVLLIDESHRNASTDKSKELIDIISPRLIIEVTATPKNTSGTLIDIPLRRVIDEGMIKKEVHINDEKPSSIKNNEDILTMALRKRIQLQTAYRSLGKDINPLLLVQIPNKRPNDVINPEDEIIGFLSEQGLTVQNGKVALWLSEDHRNKEEVELNSSPVDVLIFKEAIALGWDCPRASILFLQREWNNERYEFNIQTLGRIMRMPEQTHYDDKPELNYGYVYTASDNFTIVEDLAKDYVSQQRLTIDHDIYSSRPKLFSEHIRRKRELTRLSGDFKTVFFQAAQEYELKDKINCDVTQISKTIKLDAIFSEVDKEQAAKFKDKKQIVRSKVEIQSMYDGFLRKMVNPYEISRSQSILKTAIRSWFKNVLNIADDDVIQLIVMSSSQNNNAHFKQVIEEAKGLYKNLPTKKDEITKNENWEVPNSVDIFSNCEEVRPSAKSILKQEDTGCFIAKKDKNGKTELSTPEKTFISNLEEADDYLQWWYKNGKSESKYFCIAYQKEDGFYYGFFPDFILKTKKETIIIEIKDDKDFKADNYYKLLAGKQYLERLESEEKVRFYILSPNCYYDFFKKLNDMDLDNYESIYEHNLRKFIKSQQLQIQDKMKSNEKLTKLEEEYRELFEEYDKSVSALDDEKQKRELLELDLEEARIIIEQYKTNLDVLSNVSKPSTNTIGKIGIDSPFHICILGEVSNQSQIRYELNSYFAKIGVSTTEWDVDFISNTKLENANIYKSLQKGQTKYDLIVIGQIHHHSGKGNQKANIISELKKEKYIPFIVGSSPKDVLTPDKLIEQLNKYLLDNFKQTIELCVIKNNIF comes from the coding sequence ATGAAAGAAATACCATATCAAAAGGACTACATCAGTAAACTCGCCAATACAGCAAAAGAATTAATAACTGACGAGTATAGAGATAGTGCCACCATCGTTTTCAAAGCACCAACAGGATCCGGCAAGACTTACATGGTTTCGCAGGCGTTGTCTCAGATGGTGAAAGATAATCCAGATTTTGCTTTCTCTTTCATTTGGATTTCCGTTAATAATTTGCACGAGCAGAGTTTAAATAGTTTGTCTCGATACTTTGAAGACGAAAGACTGCTTGAGTGTATAACCAATATGGATTTGAATGATAACACGATTGAACAAAACCAAATAATGTTCATTAACTGGGAAAGTATCAACAAAGAAAACTCTTTATTCCGTGTTGATAATGAACAAAACTGGAATTTACAATCCGTTGTAGAGAACACAAAAGATATAGGAAATACAATTGTATTGTTGATTGACGAAAGTCATAGGAATGCAAGTACGGACAAGTCTAAAGAACTGATAGATATTATCAGTCCCAGACTTATTATAGAAGTTACCGCAACCCCTAAGAACACATCGGGGACACTAATTGATATTCCGTTAAGAAGAGTTATTGACGAGGGTATGATAAAAAAAGAAGTCCACATTAACGACGAAAAACCTTCTTCAATTAAAAACAATGAGGATATATTAACAATGGCATTGCGGAAACGCATACAACTTCAAACCGCATACAGGAGTCTTGGAAAAGACATCAATCCGCTTTTGTTAGTTCAGATACCTAATAAAAGACCTAATGACGTCATCAATCCAGAAGATGAGATTATTGGATTCTTGAGCGAACAAGGTTTGACCGTTCAAAATGGAAAGGTTGCGCTTTGGCTATCCGAGGACCATCGGAATAAAGAGGAAGTGGAATTGAATAGTAGCCCTGTTGATGTGCTGATATTTAAGGAAGCTATAGCACTAGGATGGGACTGTCCGAGAGCAAGCATTCTTTTCCTTCAGCGTGAATGGAATAATGAAAGATATGAGTTTAATATTCAGACTTTGGGCAGAATTATGCGTATGCCAGAACAGACGCATTATGATGATAAGCCAGAATTAAACTATGGATATGTTTATACTGCGTCAGATAACTTTACCATTGTCGAAGATTTGGCAAAGGATTATGTAAGTCAGCAACGATTAACAATTGACCACGACATATATAGTTCGAGGCCCAAACTATTCAGTGAGCATATTCGTCGTAAGAGAGAACTAACAAGGTTGTCGGGTGATTTCAAAACCGTTTTCTTTCAGGCTGCACAAGAATATGAGTTAAAAGACAAAATCAATTGTGATGTTACACAAATTTCGAAAACTATAAAATTGGATGCTATCTTCAGTGAAGTAGATAAAGAACAAGCAGCGAAATTTAAGGATAAGAAACAAATTGTTAGAAGCAAGGTTGAGATACAAAGTATGTATGATGGATTTTTGCGAAAAATGGTGAATCCCTATGAAATTTCTCGCTCTCAGAGTATTCTTAAAACGGCTATTCGCAGTTGGTTTAAAAATGTACTTAACATTGCCGATGATGATGTTATTCAACTGATTGTAATGAGTTCAAGTCAGAATAACAATGCCCATTTTAAACAAGTTATAGAAGAAGCTAAAGGTCTTTATAAGAATTTACCGACAAAGAAAGATGAGATAACAAAAAATGAGAATTGGGAAGTGCCAAATTCTGTTGATATATTCTCTAATTGTGAGGAAGTCAGACCCAGTGCTAAATCTATTTTAAAGCAAGAAGATACAGGGTGCTTTATTGCAAAAAAAGACAAGAATGGGAAAACCGAATTGTCCACACCTGAAAAGACTTTCATATCAAATTTAGAAGAGGCTGATGACTACTTGCAATGGTGGTACAAGAACGGTAAGAGCGAGAGCAAATATTTTTGCATTGCATATCAGAAAGAGGATGGCTTTTATTATGGTTTCTTCCCTGATTTTATTCTTAAGACCAAAAAAGAGACTATCATTATAGAGATTAAAGATGATAAAGATTTCAAAGCTGACAATTATTATAAATTGTTGGCAGGAAAACAATATTTAGAGAGGCTTGAGAGCGAAGAAAAGGTTCGTTTCTACATCTTATCTCCTAATTGTTATTATGACTTCTTCAAGAAGTTAAACGATATGGATTTAGACAACTATGAGTCCATATATGAACATAATTTGAGGAAGTTCATTAAGAGTCAGCAATTGCAGATTCAAGATAAAATGAAGAGCAATGAGAAACTGACCAAATTAGAAGAGGAATATCGAGAACTATTTGAAGAATATGATAAGTCTGTCTCTGCATTAGATGATGAGAAACAGAAACGTGAGCTGCTTGAGTTAGACCTGGAAGAAGCAAGAATAATTATTGAGCAATATAAGACAAATCTTGACGTGTTATCAAATGTTTCTAAACCTTCTACAAATACAATTGGAAAGATTGGTATTGACTCCCCATTCCACATTTGTATATTAGGAGAGGTTTCTAATCAATCTCAAATAAGATACGAGTTGAATTCCTATTTTGCAAAGATTGGAGTTTCAACGACGGAGTGGGATGTAGACTTTATCAGTAATACGAAATTAGAGAATGCCAATATCTATAAATCATTACAGAAAGGGCAGACAAAATATGATTTGATTGTAATTGGTCAAATTCATCATCACTCAGGCAAAGGAAATCAAAAGGCTAATATTATTTCCGAACTGAAGAAGGAGAAATACATCCCATTCATTGTCGGCAGTTCTCCCAAAGATGTTTTGACACCTGATAAGTTAATAGAGCAGTTGAATAAATACCTACTTGATAATTTCAAACAGACTATAGAACTATGTGTTATAAAAAACAATATTTTCTAA
- the holB gene encoding DNA polymerase III subunit delta' — MKFSEVIGQEEVKDQLLKQLRTGNIPHAQLFHGPEGVGKLPMALAYASALLCTNPQNGEACGTCTACKMTNKLQHPDLHFVFPIHQSKKFSDNFISQWREQIEETPYFAMTDWQERLNVENQQVHIFVAESDRILRKISLTSQQGGYKVMIIWQADLMNVETANKLLKILEEPTPQTAFILISNHPDRLLPTILSRTRRMEFRPLTEGEISTALRQRNALQPDDAAIIAHQSAGSYVRALQQIHISEENETFFDFFVMLMRLGYGRKVRDLSQWTDRVAEWGRERQKRFLAYAQNLVRENFIYNFREQELIYMSKKESEFAKNFSRFVNERNVYGMMDELADAERDISSNGNAKIVFFDLALKIIMLIKK, encoded by the coding sequence ATGAAGTTTTCAGAAGTCATCGGACAGGAAGAAGTGAAAGATCAATTGCTCAAGCAACTACGCACGGGAAACATACCTCATGCGCAGTTGTTTCACGGACCTGAGGGCGTGGGCAAACTGCCCATGGCATTGGCATACGCTTCGGCACTTCTCTGCACCAATCCTCAGAATGGAGAAGCCTGCGGGACATGCACGGCATGCAAGATGACCAATAAACTCCAGCACCCCGACCTCCATTTCGTCTTTCCTATTCATCAGAGCAAGAAATTCAGTGACAACTTTATCTCACAATGGCGCGAGCAGATAGAAGAAACACCCTATTTCGCAATGACCGACTGGCAGGAGAGACTGAATGTGGAAAATCAGCAGGTACACATCTTCGTGGCTGAGAGCGACCGGATACTCCGCAAAATCAGCCTGACTTCGCAGCAGGGCGGCTATAAGGTAATGATTATATGGCAGGCGGACCTGATGAATGTGGAAACTGCCAATAAACTCCTGAAAATACTTGAGGAGCCCACTCCGCAGACGGCATTTATCCTCATTTCCAACCATCCCGACCGCCTCTTGCCCACCATTCTGAGCCGCACGCGCCGCATGGAATTCCGTCCGCTCACAGAGGGCGAAATCTCCACCGCCCTCCGGCAGCGCAATGCGTTGCAGCCCGATGATGCCGCCATCATAGCACATCAGTCGGCAGGGAGTTATGTCAGGGCATTGCAGCAGATACATATCAGCGAGGAGAACGAGACCTTCTTCGATTTCTTCGTCATGCTCATGCGCCTGGGCTACGGCAGGAAAGTGAGAGACCTCTCGCAGTGGACAGACAGAGTGGCAGAGTGGGGCAGGGAAAGACAAAAGCGATTTCTTGCCTATGCCCAGAACCTCGTGCGCGAAAACTTTATCTACAACTTCCGTGAGCAGGAACTCATCTACATGTCGAAGAAAGAAAGCGAATTTGCGAAGAACTTTTCCAGATTTGTCAACGAAAGAAACGTCTATGGCATGATGGACGAACTCGCCGATGCAGAACGTGACATATCAAGTAACGGGAACGCAAAGATTGTGTTCTTCGACCTTGCGTTAAAAATAATTATGCTTATAAAGAAATAA
- a CDS encoding gliding motility lipoprotein GldH, with protein MKKGATIAATIIFILTACTRMPVYHQYRSTPIGGWKRADTLCFDIDTIRKTQTCQLSVGLRTSTAEEYPFLDIYLVVEQEWKKDSATVLLQDTIKYEVTNNEGDAQGDGIMLRQLTTTIPKTFTYQKGATGKIKIRHAMNPEKVTGIADVGVEILPVE; from the coding sequence GTGAAGAAAGGAGCAACCATTGCAGCAACAATCATCTTCATCCTCACCGCATGCACACGCATGCCGGTTTACCACCAGTACCGTTCCACCCCCATAGGAGGCTGGAAACGGGCGGACACGCTGTGCTTCGACATAGATACAATCCGGAAAACACAAACCTGCCAACTCAGCGTAGGGCTCCGCACCAGCACGGCAGAGGAATATCCCTTCCTCGACATCTACCTCGTCGTGGAACAGGAATGGAAGAAGGACAGTGCCACCGTGCTTCTTCAGGACACCATAAAATACGAGGTAACCAACAACGAAGGCGATGCGCAAGGCGACGGCATCATGCTCCGGCAACTCACCACCACCATCCCCAAAACCTTTACCTACCAAAAAGGCGCAACAGGAAAAATAAAGATCCGCCACGCCATGAACCCCGAAAAAGTAACAGGCATAGCCGACGTCGGTGTCGAGATTTTGCCTGTGGAGTAG
- the fic gene encoding protein adenylyltransferase Fic, producing the protein MSKISIRFYKDHKVRAVWDEENNHWWFSVLDILGSINEQDDHEKNRNYWKYLKSKLRKEQSEVVSNTTQLKLTASDGKKYRTDVISQAGVDKLAKAIRNQQAMAFLNWFTYSDNTIDGQSRKKAYTLWESNLVADKDVGKVKSLQQIHAYLFGGLYDFAGKIRTKTIAKGNTLFCLAEHLHNYLKIVEAMPETTFDEIVEKYVEMNAAHPFMEGNGRATRIWLDMIFKKRMKMCVDWSKIDKKDYLDAMIASHTDSCRIHELLKGALTDKIDDREIFMKGIDYSYYYEQE; encoded by the coding sequence ATGAGTAAGATATCAATTCGGTTTTATAAAGACCATAAGGTACGTGCTGTTTGGGACGAAGAGAACAATCATTGGTGGTTCTCGGTTCTTGACATATTGGGGTCAATCAACGAACAAGATGACCATGAGAAAAACCGCAACTACTGGAAGTATCTGAAGTCCAAGTTACGGAAAGAACAGAGCGAGGTGGTTAGTAACACTACCCAACTGAAACTGACAGCATCTGACGGAAAGAAATACCGAACAGACGTCATCAGTCAGGCTGGCGTGGATAAATTGGCAAAAGCCATCCGGAACCAACAGGCAATGGCCTTTCTTAACTGGTTTACCTACAGCGACAACACCATTGACGGGCAGAGCCGGAAGAAAGCATATACGCTATGGGAAAGTAATCTGGTGGCAGACAAAGACGTGGGCAAGGTGAAGTCGCTGCAACAGATCCATGCATACCTCTTTGGTGGGCTCTACGATTTTGCTGGCAAGATCCGTACGAAAACAATCGCAAAGGGCAATACCCTGTTCTGCTTGGCAGAACATCTGCACAATTATCTGAAGATTGTTGAGGCAATGCCAGAAACTACATTCGATGAGATTGTAGAAAAATATGTGGAGATGAATGCTGCTCATCCTTTTATGGAAGGTAACGGGCGAGCGACACGTATCTGGCTCGACATGATATTCAAAAAGCGTATGAAGATGTGCGTGGACTGGAGCAAGATAGACAAGAAAGACTACCTTGATGCCATGATTGCAAGCCATACTGACAGCTGTCGTATTCACGAGTTGCTGAAAGGTGCCCTGACAGACAAGATTGATGACCGCGAAATCTTCATGAAAGGCATTGACTATTCGTACTATTATGAACAGGAATAA
- the metF gene encoding methylenetetrahydrofolate reductase [NAD(P)H], which produces MRIIELIAQEERTAFSFEVLPPMKGTGLDRLRTVVDKLREFDPKYINITTHSAEYVYEERADGLMQRHAVRRRPGTVAVAAALQYEYGIPVVPHVLCQGFTREETEYVLLDLQFLGMTNILAMRGDKPKMPNLSKPLQEGEVNEHATDLIEQINDFNNGRFIDGTAMKEQGVPFSYGVACYPERHEEAPNMESDMHWFKRKVELGADYGVTQLFYNNAAYFDFVGQVRAMGVDVPIIPGIKPFSKLSQLTSIPKTFRVEMPEALTKEAYKCKTDEDAYHLGVEWGIAQCKELIAHGVPSIHFYSMGAAESIREIARAVY; this is translated from the coding sequence ATGAGGATTATTGAATTGATAGCGCAGGAAGAACGCACCGCCTTTTCGTTTGAGGTGCTGCCGCCCATGAAAGGGACAGGGCTCGACCGGCTCAGGACTGTGGTGGACAAACTGCGCGAATTCGACCCGAAATATATTAACATTACCACGCATAGCGCAGAATATGTGTATGAGGAACGCGCTGATGGGCTGATGCAGCGTCACGCGGTGCGTCGCAGACCCGGAACGGTGGCTGTGGCGGCAGCATTGCAATATGAATACGGCATACCCGTAGTGCCGCATGTGCTCTGTCAGGGCTTTACGCGCGAGGAGACGGAATACGTGTTGCTCGACTTGCAGTTTCTTGGCATGACGAATATCCTCGCCATGCGTGGTGACAAGCCCAAGATGCCCAATCTCTCCAAGCCGCTGCAGGAGGGTGAGGTGAATGAACATGCTACCGACCTCATTGAGCAGATCAACGACTTCAACAACGGCCGTTTCATCGATGGTACGGCAATGAAAGAACAAGGTGTGCCGTTCAGTTACGGTGTGGCATGTTATCCCGAAAGGCATGAGGAAGCGCCGAACATGGAGAGCGACATGCATTGGTTCAAGCGGAAGGTGGAACTCGGTGCGGACTATGGTGTAACGCAACTCTTCTACAACAATGCCGCCTATTTCGATTTTGTCGGTCAGGTGCGCGCCATGGGTGTTGACGTTCCCATTATTCCTGGCATTAAGCCCTTCTCCAAACTCTCGCAACTCACGTCTATACCGAAGACCTTCCGGGTAGAGATGCCCGAAGCGTTGACGAAGGAGGCTTATAAGTGCAAAACTGATGAAGACGCCTATCATCTTGGAGTGGAGTGGGGTATAGCACAGTGTAAGGAACTCATTGCGCACGGTGTGCCCAGCATTCATTTCTATTCCATGGGTGCTGCGGAAAGCATCAGGGAGATAGCACGAGCGGTATATTGA
- a CDS encoding PSP1 domain-containing protein, with amino-acid sequence MKDFQTCDSLRGISCNGCGRQDKQLNTYDYMADVPGNNDTTDLVEVQFKNTRKAYFHNENNLDLVKGDLVAVEASPGHDVGVVTLTGSLVPLQMKKASLRPNTEIRRIYRKARQMDLDKYEESKGLEQDTMIQARQIAKDLGLQMKIGDVEYQADGQKAIFYFIADGRVDFRELIKVFAETFRVRIEMKQIGARQEAGRIGGIGPCGRELCCATWMKNFNSVSTAAARFQDISPNPQKLAGQCAKLKCCLNYEVDQYMEAQRMLPAKDIQLETADATYYLFKADILSGMVTYSTDRRMAVNLVTIPRERALEIIALNKNGQKPIHLEADGPVEPARSTDLVEQESLTRFDKSKKKKNKNKKRRQNQQRGAMNGPNN; translated from the coding sequence ATGAAAGATTTTCAGACCTGCGACAGCCTCAGAGGCATCAGTTGTAACGGATGCGGCAGGCAGGACAAGCAGTTGAATACATACGACTACATGGCTGACGTGCCGGGCAACAACGACACGACAGACCTCGTGGAGGTGCAATTCAAGAACACCCGCAAGGCGTATTTCCACAACGAGAACAACCTCGATCTTGTCAAGGGCGACCTCGTGGCTGTGGAAGCCAGTCCCGGGCACGATGTAGGTGTCGTTACGCTTACGGGCTCGCTCGTGCCCTTGCAGATGAAGAAAGCATCGCTCAGACCCAACACGGAAATCCGGCGCATATACCGCAAGGCGCGTCAGATGGACCTTGATAAGTATGAAGAGTCGAAAGGCCTTGAGCAGGACACCATGATTCAGGCGCGCCAGATAGCCAAGGACCTCGGGTTGCAGATGAAGATTGGCGACGTGGAATATCAGGCGGACGGGCAGAAAGCCATTTTCTACTTCATAGCCGACGGACGTGTGGATTTCCGCGAACTCATCAAGGTATTCGCCGAGACCTTCCGTGTAAGAATAGAGATGAAGCAGATTGGTGCTAGGCAGGAAGCAGGACGCATCGGAGGTATAGGACCTTGTGGCAGGGAACTCTGCTGCGCTACGTGGATGAAGAACTTCAACAGCGTATCTACAGCCGCCGCACGCTTTCAGGACATCTCGCCCAACCCGCAGAAACTCGCAGGGCAATGCGCAAAACTCAAGTGCTGTCTCAACTATGAAGTGGACCAGTATATGGAGGCGCAGCGCATGTTACCGGCAAAAGACATACAACTCGAAACAGCAGACGCCACTTATTACCTCTTCAAGGCGGACATCCTCTCGGGTATGGTTACCTATAGCACCGACCGTCGCATGGCAGTGAACCTCGTTACCATTCCGCGCGAAAGGGCTCTGGAGATTATAGCACTCAACAAGAACGGACAAAAGCCCATCCACCTCGAAGCAGACGGACCGGTAGAACCCGCCAGGTCCACCGACCTCGTGGAGCAGGAAAGTCTCACACGCTTTGACAAGTCGAAAAAGAAGAAAAACAAGAACAAAAAGCGTCGCCAAAATCAGCAGCGAGGCGCAATGAACGGACCGAACAACTGA